One Desertifilum tharense IPPAS B-1220 genomic window carries:
- a CDS encoding glycosyltransferase, protein MTNPTVSAIIPVYGVEKYIAAAVQSVLNQTYSDFELIIVDDGSRDRSLEICQQFNDPRIKIVSQANRGLAGARNTGIRHAQGEYLAFLDGDDLWLADKLEKQIAHLEQSPEVGVSFCRSAFIDEYGESLGTYLMPKLRDITVVDLLRGSPLGNGSTPVIRRATLEDIKFQDNLHGSVEDFYFDDRFRRSEDTECWLRIVLQTQWKIEGLPEALTLYRVNSGGLSANLLKQLESWEQVLDKTRSYAPEVIERWEKLAKSYQYRYLARSAVRLKDGSQAVALMHRALAAYWPILPEEPRRTILTLIAAYLLWLLPKPLYSQVESLGAKLTGKTQQQRILKDRTQQAF, encoded by the coding sequence ATGACTAACCCAACTGTTTCCGCGATTATCCCGGTTTATGGCGTTGAGAAATATATCGCCGCCGCCGTTCAATCGGTTCTCAATCAAACCTACTCGGATTTTGAGCTAATTATTGTCGATGATGGCTCTCGCGATCGCAGCTTGGAAATTTGCCAGCAGTTTAACGATCCGCGCATCAAAATTGTCAGCCAAGCGAACCGGGGACTTGCGGGAGCCAGAAACACAGGGATTCGCCACGCTCAGGGAGAGTATCTCGCCTTCTTAGATGGGGACGACTTGTGGCTAGCCGATAAATTAGAAAAACAAATCGCTCATCTCGAACAGTCTCCGGAGGTGGGTGTCAGTTTTTGTCGTTCGGCTTTTATTGACGAATATGGCGAGTCTCTTGGTACCTACTTAATGCCCAAACTCCGTGATATTACGGTTGTCGATCTCTTGCGGGGCAGTCCGCTGGGTAATGGTTCAACGCCTGTCATTCGTCGCGCAACCCTTGAGGATATTAAGTTTCAGGATAACCTGCACGGCAGCGTTGAAGACTTTTATTTTGACGATCGCTTCCGCCGTTCGGAGGATACGGAGTGCTGGTTGCGGATTGTTCTGCAAACCCAATGGAAAATTGAAGGCCTTCCGGAAGCCCTGACGCTGTACCGAGTGAATTCTGGCGGACTTTCCGCAAATTTACTGAAGCAGCTAGAGTCATGGGAACAGGTTCTAGATAAAACCCGATCCTATGCGCCAGAAGTTATCGAGCGTTGGGAAAAGTTAGCAAAATCTTATCAGTATAGATACTTAGCTCGAAGTGCGGTACGCTTGAAAGATGGTTCCCAAGCGGTAGCGCTCATGCATCGCGCTTTAGCAGCTTACTGGCCCATTCTACCGGAAGAACCGCGACGCACCATCCTAACCCTAATCGCCGCCTACCTGCTCTGGCTCTTACCTAAGCCGCTTTACTCTCAAGTTGAGTCCCTAGGAGCCAAATTAACTGGAAAAACCCAACAGCAACGCATCCTAAAGGATCGAACCCAACAAGCATTTTAA
- a CDS encoding glycosyltransferase family 2 protein, whose product MKKVSVIIPVYGVEKYILQTVQSVLNQTYQEFEILIVDDESPDRSVEICQQLNDPRIKIIHQKNQGISAARNAGIRQATGDYIALLDGDDIWVPEKLAKHVKHLDSSPNVGVSYSYSVFIDEQGKSLGIYQISKTEDITPGLIFCRNPVGNGSTPVIRKEVFEEIKYQENWEEGGVACYFDPSLRHIEDVECWLRMSIKTEWAFEGIPEALTQYRIHGMGGSTKLDSQLESMLRVIEKTRAYAPEVTEQYAKPALAYQLRFLARRAVRLRDGGQAVKYFHQAIATSWRILIDEPRRTILTAGAAYLLWLLPQGLYRTMEEWALKRTGKNQERRIIQNPIAQLEMSQSQ is encoded by the coding sequence ATGAAAAAAGTCTCTGTTATTATTCCCGTTTATGGGGTTGAGAAATACATTCTGCAAACCGTGCAGTCGGTTTTGAATCAAACTTATCAAGAGTTTGAAATTCTGATTGTTGATGATGAGTCGCCCGATCGCAGTGTTGAGATCTGTCAGCAGTTGAACGATCCGCGCATCAAAATTATCCATCAGAAAAATCAGGGAATTTCAGCCGCTCGCAATGCCGGAATTCGTCAAGCAACCGGAGACTATATTGCGCTTTTGGATGGGGATGATATTTGGGTTCCTGAAAAATTAGCCAAGCACGTTAAGCATTTAGATTCTTCTCCCAATGTTGGAGTGAGTTACAGTTATTCGGTGTTTATTGACGAGCAGGGTAAGTCTTTAGGCATTTATCAGATTTCTAAGACCGAAGATATTACGCCCGGTTTGATTTTCTGCCGCAACCCGGTTGGGAATGGCTCAACGCCTGTCATCCGCAAAGAGGTATTTGAGGAAATCAAATATCAAGAAAATTGGGAAGAAGGTGGGGTGGCTTGCTATTTCGATCCGAGCTTGCGCCACATTGAAGATGTGGAATGTTGGCTGCGAATGTCGATTAAAACTGAGTGGGCTTTTGAAGGCATTCCAGAGGCGCTTACCCAATATCGCATTCATGGAATGGGTGGCTCGACTAAGTTAGATAGCCAGTTGGAGTCAATGCTGCGTGTGATTGAAAAAACCCGCGCTTACGCACCAGAGGTGACAGAGCAATACGCGAAACCGGCTTTGGCGTATCAGTTGCGCTTTTTGGCACGCCGAGCAGTGCGCCTCCGGGATGGGGGACAAGCGGTTAAGTATTTTCATCAGGCGATCGCAACCTCTTGGCGCATTCTGATTGATGAACCCCGGCGAACGATTCTCACGGCGGGTGCAGCCTATTTACTGTGGTTGCTGCCCCAAGGACTCTATCGCACAATGGAAGAATGGGCGCTCAAGCGTACGGGTAAAAATCAGGAACGCCGCATCATTCAAAACCCGATTGCTCAGTTAGAAATGTCGCAGTCGCAATAG
- a CDS encoding glycosyltransferase, translating to MPLVSVIIPAYNAQKTILETIDSIQKQTLQDLEIIVINDGSKDNTLEILSKIDDPRLKVFSYENGGLPVARNRGIERATGEYLSFIDADDLWTPDKLETQVEALQANPEAGVAYSWTAFIDENSDFLYAWEPLYFQGNVYPDLLLCNFISSGSNILVRRQYIEAAGKFDPTLKSAEDWDYYIRLAAVCPFALVPQYQILYRRSSQSMTSKVDVMETYILKVTETAFAAAPAELQPLKNRSLAHTYRFLSQLCIAHVSNEEGVKQASQKLQKALQLYPQFLLERKTQRLLFKVLLLRLLPYQLAVQFSQFLKKLFPDSSTQAIPAASQD from the coding sequence ATGCCCCTTGTTTCTGTCATTATTCCAGCTTATAACGCCCAGAAAACGATTTTAGAAACCATTGATTCAATTCAAAAGCAAACCTTACAAGACCTGGAAATTATTGTTATCAATGATGGTTCCAAAGACAATACACTGGAAATTTTAAGTAAAATTGACGACCCGCGCTTAAAGGTTTTTTCTTATGAAAATGGGGGATTGCCCGTTGCTAGAAATCGAGGAATTGAGCGCGCAACTGGGGAATATCTAAGCTTTATTGATGCTGATGATTTATGGACGCCCGATAAACTAGAAACGCAAGTGGAAGCCTTACAAGCCAATCCTGAAGCCGGAGTAGCCTATAGCTGGACGGCATTTATTGATGAAAATAGCGATTTTTTATACGCCTGGGAACCCCTTTACTTTCAGGGGAATGTTTATCCCGATTTACTCTTATGTAACTTTATTTCTAGCGGCTCAAATATCTTAGTTCGTCGCCAATATATTGAAGCGGCAGGAAAATTCGATCCGACGTTGAAATCGGCTGAGGATTGGGATTATTATATTCGGCTTGCAGCGGTATGTCCGTTTGCGTTAGTGCCTCAGTATCAAATTCTCTATCGCCGTTCCTCCCAATCCATGACTTCTAAAGTGGATGTGATGGAAACTTATATTCTTAAGGTTACAGAAACAGCATTTGCGGCTGCACCCGCAGAACTACAACCCCTCAAGAATCGCAGTTTAGCGCATACCTATCGTTTTTTATCGCAACTTTGTATTGCCCATGTTTCTAATGAAGAAGGCGTAAAGCAAGCTAGTCAAAAGTTACAAAAAGCCTTACAGTTGTATCCACAATTCCTATTAGAACGCAAAACTCAACGACTGCTGTTCAAAGTTTTGCTACTGCGCTTGCTGCCTTATCAATTGGCAGTCCAGTTTTCTCAGTTTCTCAAGAAACTCTTTCCCGATTCTTCGACTCAGGCGATACCCGCAGCTAGCCAAGACTAG
- a CDS encoding lipopolysaccharide biosynthesis protein produces the protein MNFVQALIGKVKNKFQSKFVQNVGWLGGSEFINRVIRLGATVILARFLTEYDYGLAAIVLTVREFTQVFTRVGIGLKIIQADPENLEELCNSAYWLNWLIFVGVFVVQCLAAFPVAWIYRDNSLILPICASGLIYLILPLSSVQFALIHRENRLEVTALNNTIQHSISNILSGVLAFFGFGMWAIVLPGVLVAPIWVYIYCSNHSWQPTSGFTTKHWDELFNFGRNILGVEMLKTLRNNLDYLIVGRFISIEQLGLYYFAFNAGLGISLSIIMALNSALLPHLCAVRAEWERFRHRYFKSLKGIAVAIIPLVLLQSSLAPFYVPIVFGEKWVPAIPILIFVCLSAIPRPFADAASQLLIAVDKPHIDLRWNVIFTLTFTAALLVGVSWQALGVAIAVFLVHTICLPLYTFWASYHVFHKRAVVTAQD, from the coding sequence ATGAACTTCGTACAAGCACTGATTGGTAAAGTTAAGAACAAATTCCAAAGCAAGTTTGTTCAAAATGTTGGCTGGTTGGGTGGATCTGAATTCATTAATCGCGTCATTCGCCTGGGTGCAACGGTTATCTTAGCGAGGTTTTTAACGGAATATGATTATGGACTAGCCGCGATTGTATTAACGGTTCGCGAGTTTACTCAGGTGTTTACTCGCGTGGGGATTGGACTCAAAATTATTCAGGCCGATCCAGAAAACCTAGAGGAACTTTGTAACTCAGCCTATTGGCTCAATTGGTTGATTTTTGTGGGAGTATTTGTAGTCCAATGCTTGGCAGCATTCCCCGTAGCATGGATTTACAGAGATAACAGCTTGATTTTGCCCATTTGTGCCTCTGGACTGATTTATTTAATTTTGCCGCTTTCTTCGGTTCAGTTTGCCCTGATTCATCGAGAGAACCGTTTAGAAGTCACTGCTCTTAACAATACCATTCAACACTCAATCAGTAATATTCTATCGGGAGTTCTGGCATTTTTCGGGTTTGGGATGTGGGCAATTGTGCTACCTGGAGTTTTGGTTGCGCCCATTTGGGTTTATATTTACTGCTCCAATCATAGCTGGCAACCCACTTCCGGATTTACGACTAAACACTGGGATGAGTTGTTTAACTTTGGGCGCAATATCTTGGGGGTGGAAATGCTGAAAACCCTGAGAAATAACCTCGATTACTTAATTGTGGGGCGCTTCATCAGCATTGAGCAGTTGGGGTTGTATTACTTTGCGTTTAATGCGGGGTTGGGGATTAGTTTGAGTATTATTATGGCTCTCAATTCCGCGTTGCTGCCCCACTTGTGTGCAGTACGGGCTGAATGGGAGCGGTTTAGACATCGCTACTTTAAGAGCCTTAAAGGAATTGCAGTGGCGATTATCCCTTTGGTGCTGCTTCAGTCTAGTTTAGCGCCCTTCTACGTGCCGATTGTGTTTGGTGAGAAGTGGGTTCCCGCGATTCCCATTTTAATCTTTGTGTGTTTGTCTGCGATTCCTAGACCGTTTGCAGATGCGGCTTCTCAGCTTTTAATTGCAGTGGATAAGCCGCATATTGATTTACGGTGGAATGTCATTTTTACCCTTACTTTTACCGCAGCGCTGTTAGTGGGGGTGAGTTGGCAGGCGTTAGGCGTTGCGATCGCAGTTTTCCTCGTTCACACCATTTGCTTGCCGCTGTATACCTTCTGGGCTAGCTATCACGTTTTTCATAAGCGTGCGGTTGTCACGGCTCAAGATTAA
- a CDS encoding O-antigen ligase, translated as MKPQNLEEKVVWYYIIGTYVLYFIGAQHILASMVAWGLGFYAIYKIWNQTEETPESERIQIPLGVWVWIIAILVIEITIIGSHLDFHMGLGRIIKTTINLYGRTWVLFALFPLIGCLKIRPQLVYRAISILCVQSIFFILVAFVAEAAGIPGDLYTSPLARVGGADIFYKVFLYPWSTDRLYLFAPWAPALGLIGSLYFFLAWADPSKKWRFLGAVGAAAMAWVSASRLSNICLVVVPIASWFLSRVSQPLVLGGAGAASFVAGLFGPRLIIFLEDFRRDFDGQRAASSQVRADLANITLYRWRTEAPIWGRGIIDPRGPRVVEQMPIGSHHHWFGLLFLHGIVGFIAFACAMMWTFIEVFIRAQSSHTARVSLSLLLVYFAYSFGENLEALAYITWPALVIIGITLNEELPPLETDKTPKELTRVELS; from the coding sequence ATGAAACCTCAGAACTTAGAAGAAAAAGTCGTCTGGTACTACATTATTGGCACCTATGTCCTTTACTTTATAGGGGCCCAGCATATTTTAGCCTCAATGGTAGCTTGGGGCTTAGGATTTTATGCAATCTACAAAATTTGGAACCAAACTGAAGAAACACCAGAATCAGAACGCATTCAAATTCCGCTAGGCGTCTGGGTTTGGATTATTGCCATTTTAGTTATTGAAATCACCATCATTGGCAGTCACCTAGACTTCCATATGGGATTGGGGCGAATTATCAAAACCACCATTAACTTATATGGTCGAACCTGGGTCTTATTTGCCCTGTTTCCCCTGATTGGCTGTCTCAAAATCCGCCCTCAACTTGTTTATCGAGCCATCTCCATCCTCTGCGTGCAAAGCATCTTTTTTATTCTGGTGGCTTTTGTTGCTGAAGCCGCCGGGATTCCTGGAGACCTCTACACCTCACCCTTAGCCAGAGTTGGAGGGGCCGATATTTTTTACAAAGTCTTCCTCTATCCTTGGAGTACCGATCGGCTGTATTTATTTGCACCTTGGGCCCCTGCATTAGGGTTAATTGGCAGTTTATACTTTTTTCTGGCTTGGGCAGACCCTAGTAAAAAATGGCGCTTCCTGGGGGCAGTAGGTGCAGCAGCAATGGCCTGGGTTTCGGCGTCGCGACTCTCCAATATCTGTTTAGTTGTTGTTCCCATTGCCAGTTGGTTTTTATCCAGAGTTTCTCAGCCTCTGGTACTCGGTGGTGCTGGTGCTGCAAGTTTCGTTGCAGGTTTATTTGGGCCGCGCCTGATTATTTTCTTAGAAGACTTTAGAAGAGACTTTGACGGTCAGCGAGCGGCCTCTTCCCAGGTTAGAGCAGATTTAGCCAATATTACACTCTATCGGTGGCGAACAGAAGCCCCAATTTGGGGGAGAGGCATTATCGATCCCAGAGGCCCTCGCGTCGTCGAACAGATGCCGATTGGTTCCCACCATCATTGGTTCGGTCTGCTATTTTTACATGGAATTGTCGGTTTTATTGCCTTTGCTTGTGCCATGATGTGGACTTTTATTGAAGTTTTTATCCGCGCCCAAAGCAGCCATACCGCTCGCGTTTCTTTAAGCTTACTCTTAGTTTATTTTGCGTACTCCTTTGGAGAAAATTTAGAGGCGCTGGCTTATATTACCTGGCCGGCTTTGGTCATCATTGGTATTACCTTAAATGAAGAGTTGCCCCCCTTAGAAACAGACAAAACGCCGAAGGAGTTAACTCGCGTCGAGTTAAGTTAA